The following are encoded in a window of Saccharothrix longispora genomic DNA:
- a CDS encoding condensation domain-containing protein, with protein MRYPLSFAQRRSRGRASPLSCAAWLDGPLDPDALRRALDVVVARHPVLRTRFTDAEQVVAPTGGVVVEHVVLPGGPDDVARAEAIASDLAARPFDLGRAPLLRVALVELGPERRLFALAAHEVVADAAAVGVLLADLAVAYRGGPPAPAPWMDYGDYALWQRERLRGEELERLLDHWRAVLRDAPPAMSFERGPGGRLTAAVPAATSPVELLAAYAVVLARHTGQADLVIAVPVSGRTRVELEPIVGPFADAVPVRVSVAGTSTFAELLARVRDAAETALAHDEVPLDLLAEELGLDLRDDAVRFAFRPPEVPAPDFPGVRSRVLPVPADGADLDLVAGEDGVVTLAHRVDPRFAEWLLGSVVAVVEEAGRAPDTPLSDLPLLPVEGAAFPTAAFPTGAPRRTRPAADDAGRSAAHDPAPLAGDAPTGGGVPSRDGIERTMAEIWAELLRTTEPIGAHDNLFGRGGGSLTAVRFASRIADAYGVVLPMDRIITSPTIAALAEFVSAELAPADDVEAGLAALSDAELDDLLRAVTATRDRRRTAEGDTR; from the coding sequence GTGAGGTATCCGTTGTCATTCGCGCAGCGGCGGTCGCGGGGGCGGGCGTCGCCGCTGTCCTGCGCCGCGTGGCTCGACGGTCCGCTGGACCCCGACGCCCTGCGCCGCGCCCTGGACGTCGTGGTCGCCCGGCACCCGGTGCTCCGGACCCGCTTCACCGACGCCGAGCAGGTCGTCGCCCCCACCGGCGGCGTGGTGGTCGAGCACGTCGTGCTCCCCGGCGGTCCCGACGACGTGGCACGGGCCGAGGCGATCGCCTCCGACCTGGCCGCACGACCGTTCGACCTCGGACGCGCGCCGCTGCTGCGGGTCGCGCTGGTCGAACTCGGACCGGAACGCCGGCTGTTCGCGCTGGCGGCGCACGAGGTCGTCGCCGACGCCGCCGCGGTGGGGGTGCTGCTCGCCGACCTGGCCGTCGCGTACCGGGGCGGCCCGCCCGCGCCGGCGCCGTGGATGGACTACGGCGACTACGCGCTGTGGCAGCGCGAGCGGCTGCGCGGCGAGGAGTTGGAACGCCTGCTGGACCACTGGCGCGCGGTGCTGCGCGACGCGCCCCCGGCGATGTCCTTCGAGCGCGGACCGGGCGGGCGGCTGACCGCGGCGGTACCCGCCGCCACGTCACCGGTGGAGCTGCTCGCCGCGTACGCGGTGGTGCTGGCGCGGCACACGGGGCAGGCGGACCTCGTGATCGCGGTGCCGGTGAGCGGTCGGACCCGGGTGGAGCTGGAGCCGATCGTCGGCCCGTTCGCCGACGCGGTCCCGGTCCGGGTGTCGGTGGCGGGCACGTCGACCTTCGCCGAACTGCTGGCACGGGTGCGGGACGCGGCGGAGACCGCGCTCGCGCACGACGAGGTGCCGCTCGACCTGCTCGCCGAGGAACTGGGCCTGGACCTCCGCGACGACGCGGTGAGGTTCGCGTTCCGGCCGCCCGAGGTGCCCGCACCGGACTTCCCCGGTGTGCGGAGCCGGGTCCTGCCCGTGCCAGCCGACGGGGCCGACCTCGACCTGGTCGCGGGGGAGGACGGGGTGGTGACCCTGGCGCACCGCGTCGACCCGCGGTTCGCCGAGTGGCTGCTGGGATCGGTGGTGGCGGTGGTGGAGGAGGCCGGGCGGGCCCCGGACACCCCGCTGTCGGACCTGCCGCTGCTACCGGTGGAGGGGGCCGCGTTCCCGACCGCCGCGTTCCCGACCGGCGCGCCGCGCCGGACGCGCCCGGCCGCGGACGACGCCGGGCGGTCGGCGGCGCACGACCCCGCTCCGCTCGCGGGCGACGCCCCGACGGGTGGTGGGGTCCCGTCGCGTGACGGGATCGAGCGGACCATGGCCGAGATCTGGGCGGAGCTGCTCCGCACCACCGAGCCGATCGGCGCGCACGACAACCTGTTCGGCCGCGGCGGCGGCTCGTTGACCGCGGTCCGCTTCGCGTCCCGGATCGCCGACGCCTACGGCGTCGTCCTGCCGATGGACCGCATCATCACCTCGCCCACGATCGCGGCGCTCGCCGAGTTCGTGTCGGCCGAGCTGGCGCCCGCGGACGACGTCGAAGCCGGCCTGGCGGCGTTGTCCGACGCGGAGCTGGACGACCTGCTGCGCGCGGTCACGGCCACCCGGGACCGCCGCCGGACCGCCGAGGGGGACACGCGGTGA